A stretch of DNA from Montipora capricornis isolate CH-2021 chromosome 1, ASM3666992v2, whole genome shotgun sequence:
atcccatccaggggagcGTAGAAATACTCCCAGTAACtttatgctacagaaaccggagataagcgccggcctgatgggccttctaggctcgtagcagactctTTTACATAggcgtagccgtcgtcgtttctgaAGCCGCTTacacacgagcaatttttccttgacaagtgtcattgacaATGTTCATATCATGCATACTCATGTGTATGaacgacaagttttctttgacgaGTTTTGCCTTTACAAGTCTTACTTGCTGGTGTGAACGAAttaacaagttttctttgacaagttttcactgTGGCCAGCAATACAATTACACAgcggacgaaaaaaaaaaccaaccacGGGGAgccattttcgttttttgatcATGGCAAGAACAAGACCTCTGTGCGCCTgcaatttctcaattttcttgacaagttttccttgtcgaCCCATACAGACGAGCAAGTTCTGCaatgtggcaatttttttccttgacaattGCACTTTTTCAAAAGCTAGCACGCGTTCTCTTTGACGACAGCGTCgacgtagatcttaaagtctgACATATTAGAgaaacttaaggtaattccttagtattgcattgcgcatccctactgcgcacgatccGGAGCATGCTAGCTTCTTTACACATCAGCAAATAcaatttgacaagttttccttgtcgaCGCGTACAGACAAGGAAGTTCTGCAAGGTGTCActtttttccttgacaaatgcacttgtttaaaagctcacctcaaaatagaactttgctatATCCTAAAATTTTCGCGATTATTGCATCTCGTTCACCTCCTACAACATGGACGAAGTATCCTGAAAGTAAACTTGgaacgagcggtttcagagtaaaaatagaaataaatacTCACATTTTTACGCTTGCgatgtcgtcaaaacctcaaattttgtgattacacgtcgtaataataataataataatgaaagcagcacgattatttttcttcttttaaccaataatgtTGCTTTTTTGCGGCGTTCTTTTTGACGAcagcgtcgtagatcttaaagtctgGCATATCAGGgaaacttaaggtaattcctaagtattgcattgcgcatgccTACTGcccacgattttcgcgtcattagcgagcgcacatgagcacgtgcgagtacaaaacgtaagagatttccctcaaactaagcctgatagcgaaataaatgctccttttctctcaaacgagcacggtgacccccgcttaatttttttttccaggtatttgctaagaacaattTAATAaggaacatatttgaagaagaaaaaaagtttgatggtAGAACATGATTTTTATTGGAAAACAGTTcagtactgggtgtattttgaccaaggcgaggacttcaagctaaccacggaactgtcccaaagagtgcactattcccacaaccaggcaatcaaaaacggcgtaaatgatgcaatactgcttatgtgaataaaagaatctttattttcaaaataaaattttgtgtctttcaagtaaccaagacttaataagccatttccgagttcatgtctgtctcctcttcaaagcgagtctaagtgcgaagtttttgtgatggtaattagttctactttccatatgaatgaaaactaatttaattaagaaaaacttcgcacttagactcgctttgaagaggaggcagacatgaactcggaaaagaaaagaaaaaaaaaggaaaagcgcggtggtcatatgataaaatgcttattgacagagtttaggtcgggccggacaagaaaatatttggccctcggtcatggcgctcggtccgtacgccatgacctcgggccaaatattttcccgtccggccctcccactcagtcaataagtacatattgtttgccccccaaattttgcataaattattgctttcaaatgctcttggggacactgcatattcccaagagcatttgaaaacaatggtgtatgcaaaatttggggggccaaaaagtgtattatggggaattcgaaaatagagaatgaaggtgattcgaatttttaacgcgcaaccaataaaaataccccattttaacagcctgctgacgcgtaaacaagcacgatGACCCCATttcttttattgcattttttttaatgttcatatcatgaatgttgaTTATGCCAAAGTTCCAAAAAAGGTTTGATGGAAggacaatttcaagggaattaccttaagatctacgatgaCGACATCCACAACGACGCCTTaaaacagtgatatcattggttaaaaagagcataaataatcgtgcggcacggattttagctcatatctttgcggttttttgcataattataaTGACGACgtcaaattaccaaatttgagcttttgacgacaacgtaagcatgcaacagagaatctgtcattctctattttcactctgaaacagCTCGTACCAATGTATTTTTAGGATAAGTCGCCCACATTGCACGCCGGGaaggagatggaataatcgccaaagaattattattgctatttattttttttaatttattttttttattaatacaTTACCCACAATCAATGGTTACGACTACAACTATCACTAATTACAATACAGTACTAATCTTGAACGAAATTGGCAACAAACAAAAACGCATAACATTctgacaaaaagcaaaatatattACAAAATACATTAGAAAGAGCTATATTTCATGGCTTCGCAGATCATtgacttgcaaaaaaaaaatgcaacattACAGgttcaaaaaagaagaaaaaacaaatcattccgttttaaattctttttcacaACCAGAGgtaaaaaagatatatttttttattttgatgtttttccgAAACAAGggaaacaaattcattaaaAACATATAACTTGCTACTGAGGGCGTTTACATATAGGAAATACTTTCCAATAATAACTAGGAAGTTGAGGGCTAAACAGAGTGCCAAATCTTTATGTATAATGCCAAACacgattttattttttgaaaggGCAAGTCTTAAATTAACAACAAGCGAGCGAGGGAATTATACTGgagcaaagttacattttgaggtgacgtcgacgtcgccgtcggaGACTTTAAGTTTCCTATTTTAAGACCCACGATGcagtcgtcaacgagaacgccacaaaacaagaatatcattggctaaaagaggaaaaataatcgtgcagcACTCATTTTAGCACAAATGTGTGCTGTTCTGTgcataacaacgtgaaatcaccaaatttgaggttttaacgacaacgtgatCGTACAACTACAAACCTTTCATTCTATATTGTTAATCAGAAACcgttcgtaccaatttattttagaatAATTCGGACAtctcgattttcttgcgagcattgacacaaacacgctgtctttgcaaatgcttcgcctctgttgaaagcgatcaacctATCGCAAACAGCGCGACTTTTCCAAGCCAAAAAAGCGGACTTTACACTCAGTATTTCAGCTCAAaaggccgatgaaataaatctcaaaaagaaaattgacattccaaaacaccatttaccttcctgtagcatcttccctggtctcatgaaatccatttcaattccgcgattgggcttcaatatttgagcagagttcagactgtgttttggaattcaaagcagtacaaacacgaaacgctcgtTGGTCGTATGTTCAGAATTGGTTGCTTGTTCGAGTTGAGCGAATGTGCAACCAGGGACGTTGATGTTGGTATCGttcgcaaatatttttgcacagGATATATTGAGGCAACTACgaagatcatttatatatattaggAAGAGTAAAGGTCCGAGAAGGTCCGAGGGACCCTGCAGGTTAATTTACTTGAAGTGGATAACGTTAGCGCTGCATTTTTGGGATCTATTACCTAGGTAGGAAGCAAAAAATCGTACCGAGAATTTGGATCTACCCCGTAGTTCGCAAGTTTCCGCAAGGTTATTTCATGATCGCACTGTATCGTAGGCCTTTTTGAGATCATGAATACCACGCCATTTAAGAGACCGGTTGTCAATGTTAATTGACGAGCAGTTATTCGCTGTCTCAAGTAGCGCTGTTAGCGCGCTATGCATCGATCGAAAGCCAGATTGGTACGTATTCAAGAGGCTATTTTCCTGAAGGTACTCATGAAGTTGATGATAAACAATTTTCTCGAAACATTTTTGAGACCAGTGGCGATACTGACTTTTGTCGATAGTTCCCTAGTTCACGCTTGGATCCTCTCTTAAACATCGGAGTGACTTTGGCAATTTTCCATTCGCTTGGGAAGATTCCAGCAGGGCGGCCATATAGGAAgcccgaaacaaaagaatgatatTCCGTTGGgcaataaatgttatttttatgcaaatatctttaattgttttggtcctccaatatggccgccgtgcacATACTCTATACAGCTCTTAAAAATGTATGCCAAGGACGGCCCGACAATACTGCTACAGAGTTTTAAGAGCTTACAGGGAATTCCATCTAACCCAGTGCCTTTTTTTTCTAGCTGTACGTAAAAAGGGCCATACATCAGTTGCTTTTCGCATGCTTTTTGAATTTTTGTACATCTTCTATCCGTTCTCCACGATCCCTAGCGCATAACGGAAATGTTTAATCCATGGCAATTTGTGTATAGTTAGGCTAGTTTGTAGAAGTTTCACGAACTGAAAAATAAGAACAAACTATTAATGGCCAGGCAACATGAAATTCTTAAATGCCCTTTCCTCGAAGAGTCGCCGGATATCTAAAGTTCCCCAAAACCTCTGGTTTGAACGGAAAGCTTCTGAAGGCTATACACCTGCCAGTTGATTGACAGTTGTTGCGGACGGTGAATGTGGTCAGGTTTCACTTAAAACGTGACTTTCTCATTGCCTTAAAATTGCTTTCGGCAAAACGGTCGCCTTAGCAACCCTTGTTCTCCTGTTGGtaattttcagatttttgaCTCCTTGTATGTCTATAGCCGTCAAGTTAAcatggtcattgttatttaagtccTTGATGCTGAGAATGGCCTCTTAACGAAATTCCACAGGCAGGCAAAAATTATACGAAACGTTCTCTTGTATTCTCTATTCCAGCCACCATAAATGAGGAAGTTTATCGCCGAATTGGCGCAAATCAAACATACGGCGACACTGACGACCGCCGAAGGAACAGTAGGGCCGTTCCAAATTTCAACCAGGTCAATCATGACGATTGGAAGATTGAGAAGGATGAATACGCCTACTAATACAGCTATCATTCGGGCACCTCTAGTGGGCCTGCGTGAGCGCATGCGCTTAGGGAGATTTCTGTTCTCGTAGTACGCATGTTGTTCGCTGTTCGTAAGAGTATCTTCATCAGCGAGGGAACGATGATTGACGCGGGCATCGTTCGTTCTGAGACAAAATTCCTGAGCCGCTATGGCGCGGGAGTGTCGAAGAGCCGCTTTGAGAATAAAAAGGTAGAGAATTATGGTTGTTGTTAATGGTATTCCATGAATAAGGATGAAAGAAGTTATAAGGTAGTCTCCACTAAATGTCGTAGTGAAACGACAGGTCGGCGAAGAAACGTTATATTCAGCTCTCCCCCACCCCACGAGGGGCAGAACGGCGAAGACGAGCAACCAAGCCCAGCTCATAACAACGCTTGCAATGAATATTTTCTCAGTGGCCCTTGTGTTGTATTTAAATGGACTCATAATAGCTACAAATTTATCAATACTCACGAGCAAAATATTGATGTTTGAAGCACCTCCAAAGAGAATTGCAATCAAGGCCACGATATGGCAAGGAATTAAGAATGTCACGTGTTCATCTGCGCGAAGAAATTCAATGACCCGAAAAGGAATCGCCAAGAGTGCTTGGCCCAAGTCTGCCACGGCCAAATTTGCCAATAAGAGGTCTGATGATGAGCGAAGGTTTCGGTTTATACCAATAGAGACCAACACCAGGAAATTTCCTCCGATAGCAATGGTTGATATGGCTGTCAAACTAATGGCTGTAACAATAGAGTTGGTGAAATATTTATCTTGATAGACTTCTTGAGAGTGATTGTATGTCATTTTCGTAATTAATAACAAAGaaggcaaaattactgaatgctgattggtcaatgaagagggtattttttcttaattttgcttgagaagagggcaaaattactcgcttacgattggtcgagcgccaaaaactctcgctcctgattggctgaacgtacgtcttccacattcagttggtttcttctgtttgagcaaaacaacttcgtcctcatcgaagtttgtcttttaattcgcgctgcattcaccgaaaaggcataaagattaagaacgagtgtttccgcttagctgtctgtttttcttgCTCTGTAAGCGTTcgtataaattcaattttaggatcattcgcccacattgtacaaaGTGAACAAGATGAAGTAACCCCGAAAGACTGAGGATTGTGCAAAGTTAAATTTTGAGGAGACATtttcgtcgccgtcgccgtaGTAGATCTTAAAGTTCCTATAGGatgttttcacgtgacatcaCCGCCGCCATGCTGtgggcgaaaacaaaagatctctcattagcttcttttgttcgtccgccgcagaagtcgtacatttctctattgttattcgtgtccctagaggttggttgcaAACGTCCTATTATCACAGAAACAGATTATCACTTGACTTTgcactagagcggttttcaattgagtgtcaaaagaaattagctaattactttggttttgcattacttcactcagtgattggttcaaagttctcatgccattttttcaaccaatcagaagtcaaaccaaaaccaatcgtggcttgcgtaTGCACATTTTCGCCTGTgtgtaattgcttcgagttttgattggtttactggattgtctctgtcctttgtgattggccaaagtaattattttggttttggttttacgacactcgattgaaactcgctctatgtaAGTCTTTGCggttattccatctcgttcacgtgaTCCAACGTGGCCGAagtatattaaaaaataaattggcgagagcggtttcagagtaaaaataaagaataaaaagttTGCATTGGTATACTCATGTTGTTGTCGaagcctcaaatttggtgatttcacgtagtTGTCgcgcagagtaccgcaaaaatacgtgcaaaaatgcgtgccgtACATGCGGCACGATTATTTTTACactgcaatttttcgtgcaacttgtctcgcaacgccattgcgagacaaataggccttttgcaactaacgatcacatggtacaaaatccgccatgctggagggcaagctcatcattattcccccactgggacattaaaacaaagacaaaTCAAGGTTGACTGGTTcagatctctttgttttaatgtcccagtgggagaataataaagagcttgccctccagcatggcggatttgaaccatgtgatcgttagttgcaaaaggcctattgcacgaatcattgcccaatgtaaccttcccttgcaacggccaaaaacgtTGAGAGACCAGTTGATGAAATCGTTGCGGAACGTAaaattgagttctactttccgcaacagTTGCATCGCCGAATTTTTTAATTGTGCAGTGTAACATGTGTCCTGCAACTTGTATCgcaacggtttgcggcaccagccaatgaaactGTTCCTTTATCCTCATGAGATCATCGAAACGGGACTAGTTGATTGAAACGGTACTCAGTTCAACACCCGTAAAACCACTTGTTTCGTGATGTGAGAgcgtttgtagaaatggcggttgcgagacaagttgcacgaaaaaattgcacagtgtatcAGCGCCTTTCACCAATGATATGATTGTTTTGTGACATTGTCGTTGCCATATTGCGGAGATAAGacaaaaagaaatggaaaaaaaacaaattaaggtATCAATTTTAGGTCTGGCCATGCACAAAGCACTGCTTTCCCTTCAGTAATTGAGATGAATATCTCGATCAAAATACTTCTAGAAATGGGGAATTTTTAGCAGCTTCTCTCGTTAGTTTAGGAGATATCTGTGGTAGCGTGAATCAGAAGATACCGGCTCAAGTCACTGCCATGTACTGTGCATGTTTCTCACACTGAATCTTTTATTTTCATCTTaaatcttattttatttttaaagggGCTGTCACGTTATTTTGGGGTGTTTAGgagaaatctttagttaatcttgagtttaaaactaaaaaatggtAAGGTGGAATTCCTTACTGATAAAATGAtcattacatcacaaacaagatgattcaaTAGGAAAATTCACCACCTGACGACGGAATTCCACGTTAAATTTCGGTCCTTCACTCAGTCCTTTACTCATTATTCAgatttcttatttttctttcctgTAGCTCCTAGTCTCCGCGCGGGGGTGCAGTCCATGATGCATCTCGCCGGCCTTGGAAAGATGCGCCCAAACACCATGGTCATGGGCTTCAAGAGGAACTGGACGGATAAGAAGAACATAGACGACGTAGTGGACTACCTTGGAGTCATCAACGACGTCTTCGATCTCAACTACGGTTTGGTAATTCTTCGTATGGACGagaagcagaaaagagaaattGGTGAGCAGTTAGTTGATGGTGACAGCGACAACGAGTCAAATTCTATCATAGACGAGGATGAGTACTCGAAGTCGAAGCCACGTTCTTCTCAGACAAAGAAAGTGGAGACACAAGAAGAAAGGGAAAGTCTTACCAGCCCCGATAAGGAGTCTTCGAAGCTTCCTGAAGATGAAACGAAATCACCCATCGAGAAGATCGCGTTAAAGGAGAAGCAGAGAGGAACAATCGACGTTTGGTGGGTGTATGATGATGGTGGGCTCACTGTTTTGATACCTTACTTGCTGACTCTGCACCGCGCCTGGAAGAACTGCAAGCTGAGGTTCTTCTCCGCTGACATCCGCTCGAAGCACGACTACAGCCCGCAAAGGTTGCGTTTGGCTAATCTGCTGAAGAAATTCCGCATCGATGGAAACTGCGTGGAGCAGACAGAGGGTATCAACAAAAAGCCATCGAAGGAAAGCATCGACGCGTTTAGGCGACTACCTGTCAAGAGTGAGCTCGGAGATGCCCCAATTGAAGACCAGAAAGTACTAAGAACAATCCGCATAGGAGAGCTGGTGAGGCAGAATTGCACTCAAGACACGAGGCTTGTTGTAATCTCAATTCCTGTGCCCGTCAAAGATGTCACGACTCCGTTAATGTACATGAGCTGGCTCGAGGTGTTATCGGCTGATCTGCCACCAGTACTTCTCGTGCGCGGCAATCAGACAAATGTACTGACATTTTATTCGTAGGCGGCAGAAGCTGAATGACGGATGCGCATGCGTGATTTTCGTGATTTCGTTGGTGATTGCTCATTAAATGATATAAGGGagttttaaaggggctatgtcacgttatttgaGGCTGTTTAGGTCTTTACTTCATttttcaacgctgtagttttaaaaagaatatggctacgaatcttgatcatgactaaataaaatattcatgaTAGAATTGGGACcggagaaaaagtccggataatagAGAAATCGGGATAATTGAGGTTCAACTGTACAAGGAAAGGCTCTAATTTACTTCCAATTAATTATTGTCTTGAATATCTAGACTTGACATCTTTAGGTTTACCACGAGTTTCAAACTCGAAAacggtaatgtggaattcctctTGTGATAAGATtctcgttacatcacaaacgagATGATTCTGAGCACGAACGGCCATTATTTAgtcgatttgccataaacttgaagaaCGTCGGagcgacttttttcaagattacgcaaatgcaatccgtttcaatcttgtccgtTTGTGTCCATCGATGCTTCTCTTTcgttttgttgtatttcttattttgttttagtggttattgtaatatttcattctacttttggggcattttgagtgtcatgaattACATCATTTTGGTTGGCAAAGCCCCTTTAAGCAACCGCGacggctatttttttttttttttgcagtcttCAAAACAACGGGGATTTTAAGCGACGACGACTGCTACGACAGCGAAAAAAACACCAGAAAGCAACATATGCATTGTTTAAATTGGAAAAATGAGCGTGCGACACCCATTTCAGTTTATTTCTTTGCCATTCTCTTCAAAACATatgggagtttaagaaacgacgacagcCACGACGGTTGCGACGTAAGCCTGGTTTCCACCTGTGCGGTAAGCGAAAGCATGATCATAAGAAAAATCGTGTGAGAACGGACGTAGAAAAAGCATAAGCACTAACACAACGATTCgcacgccatcttgaatcttacTAGATCTTTTCCGACGTACTACGCTTGCGTTTGCCAAATTTTCCTCGGCTTGTTTCACTGTGTAAACGTCGCGGTAAAACTTATCCTTGTGATTACGCTTGTTTTTATCGCACGAGTGCGAACCGGGCTTTAAAGGTCACCGACGGCGTCGTCGAcgaaaaacgtcacttcaaactatTGGTTTGACTTATTCTAAGTTTTACGATGTTTCCACCTTGTTTATGTTGCACAATATGAGCGAAGTATGCTATAACCAGATTGGTACGTACGGATTTGaagaaaagagagagaaggaaagattcactgttgtttgTTGTTCACGCTGTCGTGAAAACCCGAAgattggtcattttacgttgttttGACGAATACGCGAGAGAGAAATGTAGAAAAATGCGTTCCGCACGTGtagcacgatcattttttcctcttttaaccaataattactactgctttttggcgttgtcattgtcgtagccgttgtcgtttcttaaactccctaatataaATTTACACGATCCAAAGTCTttcgcgcgtactatctgagagatataataattagctcttattaaccgagcaggtgtgtacagacctcggtcaagattctcccatacagactgactaagctcggttaataagatgtttattatatggcaaacaagaacaatttaattcttttaatgtaactggtttgtactaactgacattttggttgcgaacggcgatgagtggcgatgagctgaacttaattctgtcaaagtttgctcgtcatcctctcttttgtcatcatgctgttttgcactttcataaataaatattggtagaagaaaatactcaataaattgaatatttttgcattttagtttgcatcttttcaccgcaaaacattaccggtccagatgccggtctagatgggaaaatctagaccgcggtcaatatcgatttcagccaatcacactcgtgaacttggtagttcccagtccttgtgagacagagccatataataattttcGTTAATGTCTCACAATGTGAGCGAATTGTCCTAAACCTAAATGTATACGAACGGTTTCGCATTAAAAATCTAGAATGAAAGGTTCGAATTTGTGCGCTTATGTTGTCGGTaaaactcaaatttggtgaCTTTACGTTGTCATGCGCAGTACAACAAAAATACGAGATAAAATGCGTGTAGCCCgataattttctcttctttaacCAAAAATGATACAGGGTTCATTAGGAAAGTCATGGATTCTAATCTTGTAAAATACAGGCCTGGAAATCCTGGAAAATGAAGG
This window harbors:
- the LOC138015205 gene encoding alpha-1B adrenergic receptor-like, which codes for MTYNHSQEVYQDKYFTNSIVTAISLTAISTIAIGGNFLVLVSIGINRNLRSSSDLLLANLAVADLGQALLAIPFRVIEFLRADEHVTFLIPCHIVALIAILFGGASNINILLVSIDKFVAIMSPFKYNTRATEKIFIASVVMSWAWLLVFAVLPLVGWGRAEYNVSSPTCRFTTTFSGDYLITSFILIHGIPLTTTIILYLFILKAALRHSRAIAAQEFCLRTNDARVNHRSLADEDTLTNSEQHAYYENRNLPKRMRSRRPTRGARMIAVLVGVFILLNLPIVMIDLVEIWNGPTVPSAVVSVAVCLICANSAINFLIYGGWNREYKRTFRIIFACLWNFVKRPFSASRT
- the LOC138045874 gene encoding solute carrier family 12 member 2-like — encoded protein: MMHLAGLGKMRPNTMVMGFKRNWTDKKNIDDVVDYLGVINDVFDLNYGLVILRMDEKQKREIGEQLVDGDSDNESNSIIDEDEYSKSKPRSSQTKKVETQEERESLTSPDKESSKLPEDETKSPIEKIALKEKQRGTIDVWWVYDDGGLTVLIPYLLTLHRAWKNCKLRFFSADIRSKHDYSPQRLRLANLLKKFRIDGNCVEQTEGINKKPSKESIDAFRRLPVKSELGDAPIEDQKVLRTIRIGELVRQNCTQDTRLVVISIPVPVKDVTTPLMYMSWLEVLSADLPPVLLVRGNQTNVLTFYS